Within the Thermodesulfobacteriota bacterium genome, the region ACAACTGGCTGGCGGCGGAGCAGGAGATCGATCGCCAGCTGGCCGAGCAGGGCAGGGGCGCCCAGGAGGAGGAGCTGGCCGCCTTCAAGAGGCTGCGCCAGGAGCTTGCGGCGATCCTGGCCGCGGCCAAGGGCCGGCTCGAAGCCGACACCTTCAGCCAGGCCCTGGACAAGGCGAAGGCCGAGGTGAGCCGGCTGGAGGGGTTCACTGCCGAGTCGGTCAGCAGGGCGGCGGAGGCCGTTAGAAAGGAGTTTGCCCGCAGCATCGAGAAGATGGACAGCGGCTGGCACTCCGTCTCCATCCGAACCGTGGACTTCTTCAGCGTCTGGAGCCGCCGCAGCGCCCAGTTCCTCACCCAGGCCGGCGCGGCTGCGGACGCCTGGCTGCACGAGATGCGGGAGAAGGTGGCACCCCACACCTTTCACAGCGGCGACATCACCTCGGGCGGCCACTTTGTCTGCACCTCCTGCGGCCACCTTGTCCATCTGGAGAAGGCTGGCCACCTGCCCCGCTGCCCGGTCTGCGACCACTCCACCTTCCGGCTGGAACCCTGAAAAGCCCTTGGCCGGTGGCGCTGCGGCCGCTATTCCGGGTCCGGGCTCCTCCCCTTCCGGGCGGCGGCGATCAGGCGCTGCTTGAGGTCCCACAGGCGGCTGCTCAGGGAAACATGGTAGACGTGGGGGTTGATGAGGCGCCGCACACCGGCGTCCAGCCGCTCCTCGTCGAGCTGCCGGCGTTGGCGGAAGACGGCGATGTCCTGCGGCTCCTGCACCGGGGTGCCGTCCCGGACCACATCGACCAGGAGCGGCTCCAGCCCGGAGAGGGCGCCCGGCTCCAGGTGCCGGCGCTTGCCATGATCCACCGGGTGGTGCAGGGTGAGGTCCTGGTCCGCAGCCGGCTGTTCGTCGTCCAGGCAGACCAGGTCGGCGAAGGCCTTGCCGCGCCGGTCATAGAGCCGCCAGACCTGTTTCCGGCCCGGATTGATCGTCTTGGCCGGGCTTTCGGAGATCTTGATGGCCGGCTGCCATTGGCCGTGCCACTCGATGCCCACCAGCTTGTACACCCCGTCCAGGGCCGCTGCGCCCTGGGAGGTGATGAGGCGGGTGCCGACCCCGTAGACGAGCCGGCCGATCAGGGCCTCCGGCTCCACGCCGGCTCGGCCGGCCTCGCCGCGGATCTGGCTTACGATCTGCCAGATCACCAGCTCGTCGAGCTCGTTGGACAGCACGATACGGGCCTCGGGAAAGCCGGCCTCGTTGAGCATCCTGGCCGCCTGGATGGCAAGATAGGCCAGGTCGCCGGAGTCGAGGCGGATGCCCACGGGCTGGTGCCCTTGGCGCCGCAGCTCCTCGAAGACCCGGATGGCGTTGGGCACCCCGCTGTCCAGGGTGTTCACCGTGTCCACCAGGAGCAGACAATCGTCCGGGTAGACCTCGGCGTAGGCCCGGAAGGCCGCCAGCTCGTCGCCGCCCAGGGCCATGAAGGCCTGCACCATGCTGTGGGCGTGGGTGCCCTTGGGCGGCAGGCCCAGGACATGGGAGATGCCGGCGTTGGAGGAGAAGTCGGCGCCGCCGATGAGGGCGGCCCGCGCCCCGGCATTGGCGCCCCGCTCCGGGGCCCGGCGCAGGCCGAACTCCAGCACCTGCCCGCCCCCGGCAGCAGCACGCACCCGGGCCGCCTTGGTGGCGATGAGGGTCTGGTAGTTGAGCAGATTGAGGAGCGGGCTTTCCAGGATCTGCACCATGGCCAGCGGGCCGGTGGCCACGGTCAGGGGGGCATTGGCATGCACCACCCGGCCTTCCGGCACTGCCGCCAGGCTGATGGCGCCGAAATGGCCATGGCCGGCCAGCCAGGCCAGAAAATCCTCGGCAAAGAGCGGGGCGCCGGTCCGGCTGCGCATGCCGCGCAGACAGGCAAGATCCTCCGGCCGGAAGCGGGCACTGGCCAGCCAGTCCAC harbors:
- a CDS encoding DUF2934 domain-containing protein yields the protein MISAWLHDVPAGEIDPETRRKMIAEAAYFRAQKAGAASDPLDNWLAAEQEIDRQLAEQGRGAQEEELAAFKRLRQELAAILAAAKGRLEADTFSQALDKAKAEVSRLEGFTAESVSRAAEAVRKEFARSIEKMDSGWHSVSIRTVDFFSVWSRRSAQFLTQAGAAADAWLHEMREKVAPHTFHSGDITSGGHFVCTSCGHLVHLEKAGHLPRCPVCDHSTFRLEP
- a CDS encoding nicotinate phosphoribosyltransferase, with amino-acid sequence MNPNERRTAEGILFTDQYQLTMAQLYFRAGIHEKRAQFDHFFRKYPNYGAHQAGYCVSAGLGWLVDWLASARFRPEDLACLRGMRSRTGAPLFAEDFLAWLAGHGHFGAISLAAVPEGRVVHANAPLTVATGPLAMVQILESPLLNLLNYQTLIATKAARVRAAAGGGQVLEFGLRRAPERGANAGARAALIGGADFSSNAGISHVLGLPPKGTHAHSMVQAFMALGGDELAAFRAYAEVYPDDCLLLVDTVNTLDSGVPNAIRVFEELRRQGHQPVGIRLDSGDLAYLAIQAARMLNEAGFPEARIVLSNELDELVIWQIVSQIRGEAGRAGVEPEALIGRLVYGVGTRLITSQGAAALDGVYKLVGIEWHGQWQPAIKISESPAKTINPGRKQVWRLYDRRGKAFADLVCLDDEQPAADQDLTLHHPVDHGKRRHLEPGALSGLEPLLVDVVRDGTPVQEPQDIAVFRQRRQLDEERLDAGVRRLINPHVYHVSLSSRLWDLKQRLIAAARKGRSPDPE